The window ATCCTTTTGGATGCTGGAATTGGCTGGAAAAATGAGTCCGGAAAAACGGTGGTTTCAGAAATTCTTGAAAAGGAAAATATCCGTCCTGAGCAAATCACAAAGTTACTGCTGTCCCATCTTCATAAAGATCATATTGAAGGGGCTGTAAAGCTTACCGAAAATGGTTTTGAAGCTGCTTTTCCTAATGCTCAGATCTATATACAGAAACGTGAACTTGATTTTGCAATGGAAAAGAAAGGGAATCCTTCTTTTGACTTTGATATATTGGAAAAATTGATTCAGCTCCCCAATATTACCTGGATGAATGAAGATAAAGGGCAGATCACAGATGAAATTTCCTATGAAGTGGCAGGAGGACACACTCCTTTTATGCAGGTTTTCTGGATCAGAGAAAATGAAGAAACGGCTTTCTATGGAGCTGATGACCTTCCGCAGGCTTCTTATTTAAAATACCATGTAGCCTATAAAAGTGACTTTGACGGCAGAAAAGCAATGGAATTAAGACTTCAGTGGGAAAAAGATGCAAGAGAAAACAATTGGAAAATCCTTTTGTATCATGATCTGGATAAAGCCGTAGTAGAAATATAAATGTCGAAAAAATGGTTTAAATTTCATTAAACCATTTATAGATGTCAAATTCAGAAGGAATATTCAGTTTTTTTCTGATCCTGTTTTTTCTGTTTTGTATTGCTTTTGGGGTAACAAAAATACACGTAGCAATTTCTTTAGTCGTCATATTGAGCTTAAGATAAATACAAAAGATCAGTTCAGAATTTTTAAGGGAAGGCTGTATATCGGATAACTTTTTAAAAAAATCAGGATAAACCAGTCTGAATTTGTTCAAGAGACGAGGGGAATTTGCTTTCGCCAACGCCATTATCTCGTCCTGTACAAGAATCTTTTGTTTTAAATCCTCTAAGTTAGTTTCAGGTTTTCTATTTTTCATATTACTTTTTCATCTCTACTTATTTCAGATGCAATAACTTTTGAGCATCAGTATAAAGCTTTTTTATCTCATCAATCTGTTTCCTGATAATGTAATATCATGAACAAAATGATTTCTATATATTCAAAAATTAATTGTTTTTTTAATGTAATCCAATGATAAACAATATTTAATTGTATTCAGCAAATGATTAAGTAAAAAAACATCACCTATAAATTTCGGTTTATTTTTATACTGGCAAAGAAAGAAAAAATGATTAAAATTTTATTAAAACCGTGTACCACATAGATACCACGTTACATCTTGAACTAAAATATCATAACTGCTTTTATCAGCCCGTTTCCTCATTATCTGCTTTGCCATTTCATAATTGTAAATGTAATAGATTCCTATGTTTACTTTTTATGATCTCGATCAATGTTTTCAGCGTATTCATACCGAAATGAAAAAGAAGTATCAATACTAAAAATCCGGATTTCAAATACATTATATAGTGTATCTATTATTGATCCAGTTCTTTCTGAAACTCTTCAAGATATTTAGCAATGTGAATTCCGTCTGCCAATCCATGATGTGCTTCAATGGAAACCGGAAGATATTTTTTGCCCTCTTTGATATTGAACCTTCCAAAAGCGATTTTAGGAACTGATTCTGTTGTATTAAAATCTGTAGGATGCAATATTGCAGTGAACGAATTCCATGGAATAGTCGTGTGTCTGATGTGGTCTTTTCCCAGTCTTTCATTGCTTAATCTCAAACCAGAAGTCTCATGTACCCCTTTTATCTCTTCCTGCAAAGAAGCATTGAATGTTTCGAAATCTTCTGAGAAAGGAGTGAATGAAAAACCGAAAGTTCCATCTGGTCTTCCAATGGTGCTGCCGGCATGAACTGTATCAAACTGTATCACCTGCCCATCAATAATTCTGAGTTTTAATTCATCTACTTTATTGACAGCCACCATAGATTTGTGATAATAATAAGCAAAAAATGAATACCCTTTTTCTTTCGCTGTGTCATATGCTTTTGTACAGTCTACTTCCGTTGTAAATCCAAAATAAGGGCTTGCCATATTAGAAAAAAATTCAAAATGTTCTTTTCTGTTCCAGTTGTCTATATCTACAATCTTCATTGATTCTTATTTGCTGCAAATTTCTGAAAGTTTCTCCGGTTTTAAAAGCTTATGGATAAAAATATAATTAAAACTTAATTTCGTAAAGTGATTGTTTGGTCGATATTTTGCTGCAAAACAGACGTGTTTTATACTTTCATCTATCTACATTCAAATAACTCCTTTTCATTCAGGAGATTGAAAACATAAAACTTAATTACTAACAAAATACAAAATAGGACAATGGAAAAAATCGGATTCATCGGATTAGGAAATATGGGCCACCCCATGGCAAAGAATATTGAAAAAGCAGGATTTCCACTTTCGGTTTACAACAGATCTCCTGAAAAAGCCAAGGATTTTGCAGAAAAATCTACTGTCTGTAATCAAATTCAAGATCTGGTACAAAACAGTGATATTATATTCACAATGCTGACCAACGACAGTGCTGTAAAAGCAGTATATGAAGAAATCCTTCCTTTAAACATTCAAGGAAAGCTCTTTATAGATATGAGTACCATTTCTCCTGAAGCCTCAAAAGAAACCGCAGCTGCTTTGAAAATAAAAGAAGCTTCCTTTATTGATGCTCCCGTAGCGGGCAGTACCCAGCCAGCAAAGGAAGGAACACTGATCATTATGGCTGGAGGTGAAGAAAAGGATATCCAGTTCGCAATGCCTTATCTTTTGAAAATGGGAAAATCTGTAAAACATTTGGGTGAAAACGGAAAAGGGATCGCAGGAAAACTCTCTATCAATTATTTTCTGTCCACTATTTATCAGGGACTGGCAGAAACTGTTTTGCTGTCCAGAAAATTAGGAATTGAAAGGTCAGATATGCTGGAAATCATTAATGAAAGTGCCAGTGGAAGCGGTGCTACCAAAGTAAAAACACCCTTATTAATAGCAGACCAATACGCTCCGGCATTTGCCCTTGATCTGATGCTGAAAGACATCCTTCTAGCCAAAAATGCAGGCGCTGATTATCCTTTATCTGAAGTCATGATCCAAACCTATCAAAATGCCCATGACAAAGGCTTTGGTCAGGATGATGTTATAGGAATCATCAATTATTTAAAAACAATAGGATAAATAAGGAGATCATGAATTATAAAGGAAACCATTGGTCTGCAAGAAAAGTAGATCAGAGTTATATAGTAAGTCTTGACAATCATTCCAATATTGTAGAAGCTTTAACAGACTTTATTCAGAATCAAAATATTCAAGCAGGAGAAGTTACAGGAATAGGAGCTGTGAGTGAAGCCACTCTCCGGTTCTTTAATCCGGTAACCAAAAAATATGTGGATAAGACTTTCAAAGAACAAATGGAGGTCACCAATATTTCCGGAAATATATCTGAAATTGAAGGAAAACTAACTCTTCACCTTCATATTACTTTGGGAAGAGAGGATTATACTGCTTTGGCTGGTCATCTTTTAGAAGCAAAAATTCAGGGAGCTGCAGAATTTATTGTCTATCCGCTGGATTCCAGAGTCGTAAAAATTAAAAATGAAGAGATAGGAATCAATCTTTATGATTTTGAAAAATAAAATTTTGGCTGCCGCTGAAAGTAGTATTTTTGATGAAATTTTTATGTGATGTTTGAGGTTCTTCTTTCCCATATTGAGAATAAAGTTGATATTACTGACAAACAGAAAAGTCAGGTTCAGTCTTTTTTTACCTTTAAAAAACTTCGTAAAAAACAGTATCTGCTTCAGGAAGGAGATATTTGCAAATCGTTGTCTTTTGTAAGCAAAGGACTGCTTAAATCTTATTTTCCAGATGAAAAAGGAAATGAGCATATCAATATGTTTGCCTTTGAAGGCTGGTGGATCTCAGATTTCAACAGTTTTATCAATCAGGAAAAATCGGTACTGAATATTGATGCTGTTGAAGAAACTGAAGTCCTGATGATTACATTGGAAAACTACGAAAAAATGATGGTAGAAATCCCTGTGATGGACCGGTATTTCAGAATCTTATACCAAAACAGCCTCGTCACGAAAGATTACAGGCTCATTGTGTCCAATAGCTATACAGCCGAAGAAAAATACCTTCAGCTGGCACAAAAGAACCCTGAAATGATCAAAAGAGTCCCTCATAATCTTATCGCCTCTTATCTTGGTCTTGCCCCAGAAACTGTGAGCAGGATCCGTAAAAAGAATTCCCTGAGTAACACTTGATCCAGATCAACCCAAATGCATGACCCAAATCAAGCATAAAAGCTTCTATCCAGCCATAATTTTGTACAAGAAATTTTACAATACTTATGGAAAATATTGCATTGGTAGTAGGAGCTACCGGAATTACAGGAAGCAATCTTGCAGAAGAACTGCTTGCACAGGGTTGGATAACATACGGATTATCCAGAAACCCCAATACAAATATCCCTGGTCTTCGTCCGATTAAAGCAGATCTGATGAATGAGCAGAATCTTGCAGAAGCACTGGAAGACATCTCTCCCACTCATATTTACTTTACCACATGGATGCGCAATGATACTGAAGAAGAAAATATCCGTGTCAACAGCATGCTGGTGAGAAATCTGTTAAACATTTTATCTCCCAAAAAGTCAGTTCAGCATGTGGCTTTGGTTACAGGATTGAAACATTATTTGGGACCATTTGAGGCATACGCTAAAGAAGGAGTTTTACCTGAAACACCAGTAAGAGAAGAACATCCAAGACTTCCTCTCCCCAACTTTTATTATGCACAGGAAGACGAAGTATACAAAGCTTCAGAAAGAGACGGTTTTACATGGAGCATTCACAGGCCTCACACAGTAGTTGGGTATGCGGTAGGAAACCTGATGAATATCGGAACCACATTGGCCGTATATGCCAGCATCTGTAAGGAAACAGGAAGAAAATTTACCTGGCCTGGATCTGAAGCTCAGTGGAATGGTGTTTCTGATGTAACAGATGCCAGAATATTAGCTAAGCAGTTGGTCTGGGCATCATCTACAGAATCAGCAAAAAATCAGGCTTTTAATATTGCCAATGGAGATGTTTTCCGATGGAAATGGCTGTGGAAAAGATTAGCAAACTGGTTCGGTGTAGAAGCAGAAGGCTTCGATGGTACAATAAGGCCTCTTGAAAAGGAACTTGAAAACGATCACGGAACCTGGACAGCCATTGCAGAGAAATATAAGCTAAAAGAAAGCAATCTTGACCGTCTGTCTTCAGCATGGCATACTGATCTGGATCTTGGAAGACCTCTGGAAGTGATGTGTGATCTATCAAAAAGCAGAAAACTTGGCTTTACTGCTTATACAAGCACAGAAGATTCTTTTATCAATGTCTTTGAAAGATTAAGAGCTGAAAATATGATCCCTTAATAACATGTAGGAAAACGCAAAGACATAGGAAAATCATAAATGATTGATAGATTCTCGTAGATTTTGTGATTAATCAACAATAAAATAATACTTTGAAATATTCAGTGTTAATTTCTATCGGAGATAAAACCTTGCGGCTTATAATCATCACATTGAAAAACTTTTCTTGCGTCTTTGCGCTTTTCCAACAGTTAAACTATAGTATAATTTGCGTTTTTTTAATGGTTAAAAGCTATACCTCTGTAGTGGTCACTCCAAATTTCTTTTTGAAAGAAGAATAAAAATGGGATAAATTCTCAAAACCCAGATCAAGATAGATCTCTGAAGGTTTTTTATCTCTGTTTTTAATTAAATAATAGGCTTCCTTTAATCTTTTTTCTTTCAGCCACTGTTTGGGTGTCATCTGAAATATCTTATTGAAATCCCGTTTAAATCCTGATAAACTACGACCTGTAAGTCTTGCAAAAGCATCTACCGATACATTGAACATGAAGTTTTTATTCATAAACTCTGCAAGGTCAATTTTATGAGGTTCAGAAAAATCAAAAAGAAGATTTTTAAGATCAGGAGTACTTAATAAAAGGAGTTCTATGGCCTCTTTCACCTTTAAAACAGCTAATTTTGGCGGGATTTCCTGTGTTTTATTAATGTAAGGAATAAGAGAAGCAAAATAGCTCTTAAAAAAATCATCGGGTTCAAAAAACAACCGCTGATTCCCTGGAAAATTGCTGTTTATGGTTATCTTGTTTTCAGTGGCGTACTGTCTCAGTGTTTCATCATCAAGTGTGATTGAGATAAACTGATACTTTTCATGAGCTGAAGGATATTTAATAGTTCTGATCAGTTGATTTTTCCTGACCAGAACCACTGTATTTTCTTTAATCACAGTTTTCCCCTGTTCGTGGAAAGCATGGGTCTCTCCGGAGATCTGAAATCCCAGAAAATGATCCGGAATAAACTCCTCATGCCCTCTGTAAGACTCAAAGGCACATGAATAAACCAGTTTATCAAATATGATCTCAGAAGAATTGTTTTCCATTATACAAATATCTGAAATTTAAACAATAGCCCGCGCTCCTGCCTCAGCAATTTCTTTATCCTGCTCCGGAGTTCCTCCTGAAGAACCGATTGCACCAATGATCTTTCCGGCTGTATCTTTTAAGACAACACCACCTGCAATAGTCAGAAGCCCATCATTTGAATTCAGCATTCCGTAGCCGTGAATTCCGGTTTCTGAGATAATTCCTCCCATCAAATCACTGTCTACTCCAAACATGACAGCGGTTTTTGCTTTTTTAATGGCAAAATCAATCACTCCGTAGACACTGTTCAGTCTTGCCAATGCAACAAGGTGTCCTCCGGTATCTACCACAGAAATACTCACAGGAATATTCAAAGATAATGCCTTTTCTTTGGCTGCCTGTAAGGCTTTTTCTGCTGTGTTATAATTTAATTCCATGATATTTAGCTTTTTGCGGTCCATGCATCTGCCTGGAGCTGTTTTACAAAATCTTCAGTTTCTTTTGGATGTACATTTCTGAAATGACTCTCATCATCTAAAGCTACATTTACAATCACCTCCGCCATAGATTGTGGATCCAGCTGGTGGGCCAAAGATTCTGCCGCGCCATCAAAAGCTGATTCCGGAGTGAAGTTAATTTTCGGATCATACCAATGAAAAATAGAATCTACTCCCCTGTCATTAAATCCTGTTCCAAATACCCCTGGATTACAAGTTGCAATTTTGATATTGAATGGAGCAAGCTCCGTTCTCAACCCTTCAGCAATAGATTCCAATGCATGTTTTGATGCACAATAAGCTGCCACATACGGAACCGTCCATAAACCTCCCATTGAAGATGTGAAAACAATCTTACCTTTTTTCTTCTCAACAAATTTTTTGATAAATCCCTGTGCAAGATTTAATGCACCAAATACATTCACTTCAAACATAGAACGTATAATATCTACCGGCTGTTCTGCAATCGGGCCGCCTTCCATAATTCCGGCATTGCTGACCAGAATATCTATATCATTATATTTCTTTAAGATATAATCTACATCTCTTTGGCTGGTTACATCCAGTTTATCCACCGTAATGTCAATTCCCTGTTCTTTCGCTTCACGGATTAAATCACTCATCTGAGGATAGACTTGTGTAGTGGCAATTACTTTATGCCCTTTTTTAGCAAGATCAAAAGCAGCAATCTTTCCGAATCCACTTGCTGCACCTGTAATTAAAATTGTTTTACTCATTGTATTCTTTTTTAATGATGATACAAATTTCTGAGATTTCAGGAAGTTTAATATTGCTGCAGCGTTCAATTTTATATTGCTGAAAAGTTCAGATAACCAAGTAAAAAAGGAATTTCTTGCCAAATAAAAACTCTTTTAAAATCATAAAAAAATAGAATTATCGTTAGATTTGTAGCTTTCAAACTAAAAAAACCATGTATGCTTAAAATTAAGACACTCTTTTTAATTTTTTTATCCTCCTCTTCTTTTAGCTTTGCTCAAAACTGTACTTGTGAAAGCAACTTTCAATGGGTAAAAAAAACATTCGAGGAAAATGATGCCGGGTATCAATATATGATTGATAAAAAAGGAATTCCGGCTTATCAGGCTCATAATAATGAATTTCTGAGCAAAATTAAAAATGTAAAATCTGATACGGAATGTCAACAGACCCTTTATGAATGGCTTAAATTCTTCAGATCCGGTCATATTTCTATTAAAATGATCGAAAAAGATAATCAGCAGGCCCAGCCTCAGCCAGCAGTCTCAGCCATAGACAGTAAAACAGAAACGGTAAAATTAGATCTTAAAAAATTTGAAAAAGAAGTTGTCTCTAAAAAAGACACAGATATTGAAGGAATCTGGGAAGTTGATCCATATACAATAGGAATTAAAAAATTTGGAGACGTCTACAAAGGTTTTATCATTAAATCCGGAGCAGAAAACTGGAAACCTTATGAATTAAAACTGACTTTTAACGATGATAAAACTAAAGGAACTTATTATCTGAGAAATAAGACTGGACAGGAAATTCATAACATGAGACTTGTTGGAAAAAACTATCTGGAAATTAATGATTTTACCATGAAGAGAGTTTCCCCGAAATTTGAAAAAGAAGAAGGAATTGAAACTTACTATCAGGCGATTTTGGCTCAAAAACCTTTCCTGAAAGAGCTTAATAAAACTACTCTGCTTTTGAGAATCCCTTCATTCAATGGTGCTTTGAAAAAAGATATTGACAGTGTCATTACAGCCAATCAATCTAAAATTGAAAGTACAGAAATCCTCATTATTGATATCAGATATAATGGTGGCGGCAGTGATAACAGTTTTTCTAAAATTATTCCATATCTCTACACAAACCCTATAAGAAGTGTCAGAACACAGCTTTATTCTACAAAACTGAATAATCAGAGAATGTTAGACTTTTATGATAATTACCAGAAATATGGAATGCCGGTTGAAGAAAGAGAATATCTGAAGAAAGCCTACGACAAATTAAGCAAGAATTTAGGCAAATTTGTAAGTCTGCAGGATGATGGAAAAACAGTGGGAATCACCAAAATGGATAAAATTTCGCCGTATCCAAAGAATGTAGGAATTATCATTAACGATGGGAACGGCAGTACAGCAGAAGAATTTTTACTGGCAACTAAACAGAGTAAAAAAGTAAAGCTTTTTGGAACCACAACAGCCGGTGTTTTGGATATTTCCAATATGTATTTCGTAAATTCTCCCTGCAATGAATTCAAACTCGGATATTCACTCTCTAAGAGCTTCCGTATTCCGGATATGGCCATTGACGGAAAAGGAATTCAACCCGATTATTTTATAGATAAAACAATTCCGGATTATCAATGGATTGACTTCGTAAATGATGTGCTGAATGAAAAATAAACTATACAAGCTGTTTCTATTCGAAACAGCTTTTTTATGCTTTTAAATCTTGTTGTAATCCTTCCTGACATTATTTTTAACACTACAGAATATCAATAGAAATGGGTTTTAGCCCATTTAATAAAAAAATATCATCATTGGCTTTAGCCGAACCCTATTATAAATATTCATTCATACAACTGAAAGTTGGCTTGATATTTCACTTTTTAATCGATAAAAAATAAACAATTTGGTGTAAATTGGTTAAGTTTTTGAAGCTTATTCCATAAAAACCAGCCACACCATTGAAATTAATCACATTTACAAAAAAAGGAATTTACTGTCCATTGGGGAAATTCTATATAGATCCCTGGAGGCCTGTTGACATGGCGGTTATTACCCATGGCCATGCCGATCATGCCCGTTGGGGAATGAAAAAATATCTTTGTCACCATTTTACCAAACCTATTCTGCATCAGAGAATCGGAACTGATATCGAATGCCAGAGTCTGGAATATGGAGAAATTATAATTATCAATGGGGTAAAGCTTTCTCTTCATCCTGCAGGACATATTATTGGTTCTGCACAGATCAGACTTGAATATAAAGGGTATGTGACTGTTATTTCGGGGGATTATAAAGTACAGGATGACGGACTGAGCACTCCTTTCGAGCTGATAAAATGCAATGAATTTGTCACAGAAAGTACTTTTGGACTTCCCATTTACAACTGGCTTGAAGTTCCGGATTTAAATAAAAAGCTTCAGAACTGGGTACTGAAGAATAAGGAAAACAATAAAACATCAGTCTTTATTGGGTATTCTTTAGGAAAAGCCCAACGTATTATGAAGGCGGTGGAAGAATTAGGAAAAATATACGTCCATTATTCTATCGGAAAACTGAATGAAGCCTTTGAAACAGCAGGAATTAATCTTCCCGAATATACAATTGCAGATTTCAGAGAACGACCGAAAGAAATGGAACATGAAATTGTTATTGTTCCTCCTGCTTTACTCGACAGTAATATCATTAAGAAAATTCCAGATCCGGCCACAGCAATATGCTCCGGCTGGATGCAGGTTCGTGGCGCCAGAAGATGGCGGAGTGCAGATGCAGGCTTTGCAATGAGTGACCATGCAGACTGGAAGGGATTGCTCCAGACCGTAAAAGCAACGGAAGCTGAGATTGTGCACGTCACCCACGGACAAACGGAGGTCTTTTCAAAATATCTGAATGAAATCGGAATTAAAGCCGATGTTGTAGAAACACTTTACGGCGATGACGAAGAAGAATCTGAAAAAGAAACCATAGAAAATCCGGAATCATGAGACATTTTGCAGACCTTATCAACGCGTTGGAAACCACCAATAAGACCAATGCTAAAATTGATGCCATCATCGATTATCTGGAACGTGCTCCTGATGAAGATAAAGTGTGGTTTATTGCCTTATTTACCGGGAAGCGACCCAAGAGAAATGTGAATACCAATTACATGAAAGAATGGGCTCTGGAAATCACAAAACTACCCTACTGGCTGTTTCAGGAATCTTATTCTTCGGTAGGAGATCTTGGAGAAACGTTATCATTAATTCTTCCGCCACCACAGGAAAAAATAGAACGTTCATTATCAGAATGGATGAACGATATTGTCAGTTTAAAAGGGAAAACAGATACAGAAAAAAAAGAATTTGTATTGCACTCATGGAATGGTTTGGACTATACGGAACGATTGATTTTTAATAAATTAATTGGCGGAAGCTTTCGGATTGGAGTATCAGACAAAACATTAATCAATGCACTGACCAAATTTTCAGGACAGGAATCTAGCGCATTGATGCACAGTTTAATGGGTAAATGGCTGCCGGATGAAGTTTCCTTCAAAGAACTTATTGATGCAGAAAATGTAAATCCCGACAACTCAAAACCCTACCCCTTCTGCCTTGCCTATCCTTTGGAAAAAGAAACTGAAGAACTGGGAAATCCGGATGAATGGCTGGTAGAATATAAGTGGGATGGAATACGCGGACAGATCATTCGGAGAAACAATGAAGTCTTCATCTGGTCAAGAGGTGAAGAACTCGTAACAGAACAATTTCCGGAGATTGTAGAAGTGGTAAAAGCCATGAAAGGCAATTTTGTGATAGATGGAGAAATACTTGCAGTAAAAGATAGTAAAATTTTAAACTTCAACGAATTACAAAAAAGATTAAACAGAAAAACTTTAACTAAAAAAATGCTGTCGGAAATTCCGATAGAAGTCTTTGCATATGATTTACTAGAGCTTGAAAATAATGATCTAAGAGAAAAACCCATCTCTGCAAGAAGAGCTTTGCTTGAAGAATTATTATTGAATGAAAATCCCCAAAACATCAAAATTTCCAAAAGTCTGGATTTTG of the Chryseobacterium viscerum genome contains:
- a CDS encoding ATP-dependent DNA ligase, producing MRHFADLINALETTNKTNAKIDAIIDYLERAPDEDKVWFIALFTGKRPKRNVNTNYMKEWALEITKLPYWLFQESYSSVGDLGETLSLILPPPQEKIERSLSEWMNDIVSLKGKTDTEKKEFVLHSWNGLDYTERLIFNKLIGGSFRIGVSDKTLINALTKFSGQESSALMHSLMGKWLPDEVSFKELIDAENVNPDNSKPYPFCLAYPLEKETEELGNPDEWLVEYKWDGIRGQIIRRNNEVFIWSRGEELVTEQFPEIVEVVKAMKGNFVIDGEILAVKDSKILNFNELQKRLNRKTLTKKMLSEIPIEVFAYDLLELENNDLREKPISARRALLEELLLNENPQNIKISKSLDFEKWEELDALRENSRDINSEGLMLKQKNSPYHSGRKKGDWWKWKINPFTIDAVLIYAQKGSGRRSAYYTDYTFAVKNGDNLVTIAKAYSGLTDKEIMEVSRFVTKNAIEKFGPVRTIKAELVFEIAFEGIGLSNRHKSGVALRFPRIVRWRKDKTVDEIDSLEEIKKLIQ